The following coding sequences lie in one Prochlorococcus marinus XMU1412 genomic window:
- a CDS encoding AIR synthase, with protein sequence MSSLTITKAASNELLRQSIYRGTPGEIFLYLQPDILDDGWMFLRVNIWEKSGIPFARTDGLTVYAPESQKSLLDELSLDHYQDLSGGGFLISTPKGATKSSCGSGFKFNK encoded by the coding sequence TTGAGTTCTTTAACTATTACCAAGGCTGCTTCAAATGAATTGCTCAGGCAATCAATTTATCGTGGTACACCTGGAGAAATATTCCTATATTTGCAACCTGATATTCTTGATGATGGATGGATGTTTCTGAGAGTTAATATCTGGGAAAAATCAGGAATTCCGTTTGCAAGAACTGATGGCTTAACTGTCTACGCTCCAGAATCTCAAAAAAGTTTACTAGATGAACTATCACTTGATCATTATCAGGATTTATCCGGAGGAGGATTCTTGATTAGTACTCCAAAAGGCGCGACAAAAAGTTCTTGTGGTTCGGGTTTTAAATTTAATAAATAA
- a CDS encoding GTP-binding protein, translating into MSQTWIISGPPGCGKTSWILNTFKNHSGNCGYVRLGGYSEINLEQAINSKIDFAFLKDQIPNLLDLSSSKLPLEVEKENILIIIEFPQFFIPKFQGISGIDLRVIKELEIYNLQPNKYLHFGRDLELPIKDTLDFKAIESCSIDLKKNIWDPASLNTFWFELVNGAYGDVYRAKALMNLPDGRYILFNWILTQKGSQYQTLNQVAPLNGRPERHSEIVIQGKNLNFQLIKSTINNCLLSDAVLEHHQATLRNSQLQTSRN; encoded by the coding sequence ATGAGTCAAACTTGGATAATATCAGGGCCTCCAGGATGCGGTAAGACAAGCTGGATACTAAATACTTTTAAGAATCACTCTGGAAATTGTGGTTATGTACGTCTTGGCGGATATTCAGAAATTAATTTAGAGCAAGCAATAAATTCAAAAATTGATTTTGCTTTTTTGAAAGATCAAATTCCTAATTTATTAGATTTGTCAAGTTCGAAATTGCCCTTAGAGGTAGAGAAAGAGAATATTTTGATTATTATTGAATTTCCTCAATTTTTCATACCTAAATTTCAGGGTATTAGTGGTATTGATTTGAGAGTTATAAAAGAGCTTGAAATATATAATCTTCAACCAAATAAATATTTGCATTTTGGCAGAGATCTAGAATTACCAATAAAGGATACTTTAGATTTTAAAGCAATTGAATCATGTAGTATTGACCTCAAAAAAAATATTTGGGATCCTGCAAGTTTAAATACTTTTTGGTTCGAATTAGTGAACGGTGCTTATGGAGACGTATATAGAGCAAAAGCATTAATGAACTTACCAGATGGTCGTTATATCTTGTTTAACTGGATATTGACTCAGAAAGGTTCTCAGTATCAAACCTTAAATCAAGTTGCTCCTCTTAATGGAAGACCAGAAAGACACTCTGAAATTGTCATACAAGGGAAAAACTTAAACTTCCAATTAATAAAATCAACTATCAATAATTGCCTTCTTAGTGATGCTGTTCTAGAGCATCATCAAGCCACACTTAGAAATTCACAATTACAAACTTCTCGAAATTAA